CTGCTCCTTCGCTTGGTctcctgtttttctgcaggaagaTATTTCTAGGTTGCGCAGGAAGCTGGAGACCACAAAGAAGCCTGACATGGTTCCCAACTGTGATGAGATCCTGATGGAGGAAATCAAGGATTACAAGGTGAGTGTCTGTGTCCATCAGCTTCCCTTTTTACTTTAGTCAGAAGGTGTGCAGGCACACTTTCAGTGTCTGACATCTCTCGTCTGTACTCTGGCACTGGAGAAACCACCTTGTCCTTCTGAGGAATGGAAGTACCTACATGTTGAGACAtctctgagcacagcagctgggctgcagggcccctcacagctgtgtgtgtatgtctgtgagtgtgtgtgtctgtgtgtgtgtgtgtgtctgtgtctgtgtctgtgtctgtatctgtgtctgtgtgtctgtgtgtctgtgtgtgtgtgtgtctgtgtgtgtctgtgtgtctgtgtgtgtgtctgtgtgtgtctgtgtgtgtgtctgtgtctgtgtgtctgtgtgtctgtgtgtgtgtctgtgtgtatctgtgtctgtgtgtgtctgtctgtctgtgtgtgtctgtgtgtgtgtgtgtgtctgtgtgtgtgtgtgtgtctgtgtgtgtgtgtgtctgtgtgtgtctgtgtgtctgtgtgtgtgtgtgtctgtgtgtgtctgtgtgtctgtgtctgtgtgttgcAGGCCTGCCTGACGTGCCTGTGCTGCAACATGCGCAAGAAAGACGCGGTGCTCACCAGGTGCTTCCACGTCTTCTGCTTCGAGTGTGTGAAGACGCGCTACGACACGCGGCAGCGCAAGTGCCCCAAGTGCAACGCGGCCTTCGGGGCCAACGACTCCCACAGGATCTACATCGGCTGAGGCCCTCTCAGAGcccctgctggtgctgagccagcctccttccctccctctcagcttctgctgcctgagctgcagtgtcttcTGGGAGGAGCCTTCAGGGTCTCTAAAGAAATACACTCTGGATCTTGCTTCCTTTCTTGGCCCTGTCCCTTTGGTCATGCCCTCAGTTTTTGTGTGCTCTTTGTGCCTGAGAGGAAGTTTCCCATCCCTTGCTTTCACACTGCCAAGGCGGGAACGTGCAGCTGAAGTGCTGCCTTGGTGGGATGGAAGCTGAGCTGCCGCAGAGATTAGTGAGAGCTTTATTTGAGGGCTCTGCTTTGGATGCTAATTAAGTCCCATCAAGGAATGGCACTGCTCCTGGGAGGGAAGTGTTTCCCAATTAACAGGCCCAACAGAGACAAAGGAAATTAATCTGTAGACTCAGTGGATCAATTCCTTAGGTACCTGTGCACCTTCCTGAGTCAGGGCAAGAACCCTCAAGGGCTGGTGCACTAGGAAACCCTACCCCAAACAAACACTTCTGAATATCcaccagaggagaaaggagagatcTTGGAGACCCTTAGAAAACAGCATTCCACTGACAAGCCCTGGTTGATGTGCTCACCTTCCCCTAGGCTGAAGCATTGCTGCCATTGTCCTTCTCAGAAAAAGGCTTTTAGTGgttcctttgctgcagctttaCCACAAAGATTGACCTTGTTATGTACAAATTCTTCTTAAAGCtgttctttggtttatttttctggttctcCTGCCTCTGGTACTGTCTGCTCTCCCATCCTTTGTCCAGTTCTTGGAAACATTTCTCACAAGCTTTAAACTTCTACAGGAGAGACACTTgatctcttccttcctctcctttcaaGATATGCTCAGCTAGAACAACTTTTGTCCCTTTGGCTCTATCCCCAGTAGCTTATTCCTGACACAACAGGAGGGCCAGGATGCTGCATTATTTCTGCAGCCATTTTGTCatggctgctgggaattttggcAGGGATGTGGTGTGGCTTAGAGTCTCGGTGCTCCCTGTGCTTTGAGGGTTTGAAGCCTGTTCCTAAAATCCAAACGGGAACTTGTTGATCTGTGACATTTCTTCCTGGGATGTAGTGTTTAAGTAAACTTAATTTGCCTGGAAGGTGCACCTCTCAGAGGTTTGTCTCATGGGTGTCCCTTTCCTGAAGCATGgaatctcctgccttcctccatcccctccctgcaggaaaTACCAGATACAAAGTAAAAGGAGTTCATCACAGGCTCTTACACTATTCATTATCTTGgggaaaacattcagaatataTGAGTAAAGCCTTGTAAATTATGAGGAATCCTGAGAAGTGAGAAGGAGCACTGCATCCTGCCTTTCCAaggggaacctgggctgctgagAGTTCCTGCCATGGTGTAAGAGCTGTTAGAAGGAATGAGAGTAGAACTcgctcccctttccctggaaattgcTCCCGGGGTTACAGGTTCTGGCAGCAAGTTGGCTAAGGAATGATGTGGTAATGCTGCTTGTAGATTTTGGGGTACAGATGCTTCTTCATTGCACCGGGACCTGGCTCATGAATAaactgtctgcatcttcaaacaccttggctacagcagcaggagttccttttacagctgtgaacagcagcctgaactttgcagccccagcaAAGAGTTAAGAGACAGTGTTAcaaactttctttttctctgtaataCAGGATGTGTTGGgaaatggtttttaaaaattggtagaaaacatatttaaaaaacacagtCAGTTGGGTTGATGCAGTGTTTATTCAGATGCTGAACAGCTTAcacttccttcccctcctcaccCATTCGGTACATTGCTGCTGAAATCACAATTCTCATTCTTCACCCAGGGGTTGGTTTTGGTGACtccttttggttttgatggGACCTTGGTATCTGAATAAATCATGGTCCAGAGCCCCTTTAGTCACCTCACCTGTGAGAAAGGACCTTATTGTCATCTTAAGACAGAGAATGTTAAGGGAGTAGTTTCCAACTGGCAAACATTTCACTTTTTGAGGTAAACACTGATTTATAATCgtgccccctctcccttctcatCCTTGTCCTATGCCACTGTGAATCCATCCCTTCACCTGTCAGTGCAGTGTTTGCACGGCTTCTCTCTGGGAGGGAGTGGAAGCCCAGCCTAGGCTTACAGGCAGACAGAAGTGGTAGTTTGGTTTTTGCCAAGTTATTTTAAGCTGGGTGAGTTCCTTCACCACAGCCTCAGAGCAGCCACTCCTCCGTTTGTGCTGACAGAGCTGAGGAATGGTGTGTGGTGGGTTTGCCACCAGGAATTTGTCAGGTGAGCCTGTGCCAGGAGGGAAGGGACTGCCAACACAGAACAGGACCTGCTGTAAAGAGGCATCCGTGAGGAGCCTTCCCATGAACAGAGACTAGACCCACACAGAACACAACAAAAGATGTACCAACAAAGGGACGTACTGCCAATGTCCCTTGGCATTGGCAAGGGTTTAAACCTTTTTTGgtatctttttctttgttttaaattaatgcaGAGAAAGGGCTAAGAAAGTGGAATCTCACTGTACTGTCAGGTGAAGAAACGAGGAACTCTCATTGGGATGCTCCTTGTCTCTCCAGTCCCTTGGGAATGGCTGGTGCTTTCCAGGAGAATAAGAAACTTGCTGTGAAAGGAGGAGAACTCAGGAGGCTGTGGGCTGCTGCAATTCtgctctcctgaagagcttatTGCCTGGTTTATTTTTGCACCCCTTTCTGGCATTCCAAAAGCGTGTTACAAATTTTACAGAGGaaggggagaaagggagaaaaggggaaGGGCACAGGTATGCTGGCCTAGGGCTCTGTAGTTCTGTTTGTCCGTGCATACTCTTCCAGCTCTGATTTCCTGTCCATGGCGAGTTGCAGCTCCTGCTTGATGATTTCCAtctgcttctccagctctgtCAGCTCTTGCAACACTGAGGTCCTCGCAGTGTTGAGGGACTCTGCTTTCCCGTTGGTGGTTAAGGATGGTGGAGTCTCTCTCTTCCCCTGTGGCAGGGGGAGGTCCTGGTGCTGATGGATTGTCACCTCATTTTGCCCCTCATCGGtgcagatgtatttttttcGGTGGCAGTTGCCCAGGTTGGCTGTGTTCCACACCGCATGCTGGCTGTTCCCCCCATGGACCCTGAACAGGGAAAGGAGAGTTCATACCACATCAGAGCCTGCTCTCATGTGTGCAGACCTCTCCTGTGAGCCATCCTACTGGAAAAATATAAGACTGCTGTTACATGTTATATAGAAatattattccttttttcctggaattatGTTTTCTTGCAAAGCACAAATCATTAATGTACACGACCATATTTTTGTCATTGAACCATAGCAGAGGCTAGAACAGAACCCTGAATGTCTTCTTCCCCAAAACTTTTTTTCAGTTATGAAATTACTCAGCTGCAAGTCAGGAAAATCTGAATCCTTCAAAGCCTCTGAAAGCTTTTGTGGTTGCAGTGTGCAGGTTTATTACAGTGTTAGTCCTTTGCGTCTCACTACTCTGTCCTGGTCTGGGCATTTGTTCTCACGGAGAAGGAAAGAGACTCCCTAGAGCTGCTGTGGAGAGCTGGAGGGGGGAGCTTTGTCCTTTAGTCTTGAAGTCTTGCTGGGGATCTGCTTGTGCTCTGGGGGACGGACACCAACGATGTTTATCTGAGCCATGCAGGTTCATTCCTGAGCTTCCTGACACACCACAGAGACTTAGGGGCTGTGAAATTGGAGCATAaattcccatctgggaatttttcaactgcttcaattttttttttcctgcagaaatattttcataatctATTGATTCTAGAGAATCTTTGCCTTCTCTCTGGGGGACTTCCCTTTGCTGCCCTCCCAGATCAGGCCAATTCCCAGGgttccttcccaaactgaggaaCAGCCCATGGCCTCCATCCTCCAACTGGAACAGAAGGAAGCAGTTTGCTGTTGTGGGAGAGGAGCTTTTCTTTCCTGCCTGCTTTCCCTTTGGGACAGGTTGGTGTGTGTTCATTTGATAAAGGGAGGTTTAATCTCTGAAGGAGTTGTGTTTCAAACTGCTCCCTCCTCGAGCTTTTCTGTGGCTATCCTTGGACAAAAGGCCTCTTGGTGGGAGCTCCCAGTGGCAGGCTAAGGAAGGAGATTGATATTTCAGGGCTGTGACTGCTGAAAGCAGTTGATTTAAGGGGTGGCTACTTTTCTCACCTGCCTGCAGTAAGGAACTTGGAAAGTGGAAGTTGTGTTCAAGGAGGTGGCGATCGGGGATGTTCTCCAAGAGATGTGCTGGAAGAGAGGCAGGAGGGGAGATTTCAGGCAGGAGAAGCAGCCCTTGCCTGGATAATGCTCCAGAGAGCTCAGAGAATCCCAGCAGGGATGTGTATGTAGAGTTGTTCATTTTTGTACAGATCAGCTATTTTctcatatttcaaaataaaggaTAGGAAGACTCTCAAGTCTAGGCAGTTGATTTTAACAAATACCAGGGTCCACAGTCAGCACTCCAGTTTCACCAAGTCAGTAAAACCATTCACAATTGGGCTACTGATACTGAGCAGCTTTTGTAGTTTTTGATGACCTTAAGAAACCCAACAGATTTTCCTCCATGAGGATACCAGCACTAGCATGATGCCAAATTTTCCCACCTCTTTTCTGTGCCTTTGGTGCTTTTAGGAGTTCCTCAGTGTCCAGCAGGAATGAAAGGACCTGTGATAATGTGATTGGAGAGCTCTGTGTTGTGCCCTGCCACATGAGTGTTCACAACAAGCTGGACACCTCACTCATCGGTCTGTCGAGTTAAATTCATCCCAATTCTGTGCAAACAGCAGCCCCGAGGTGCTGAGAAGAGCAAGGACAGTGGGTGGGTGTGCATGCACACACCCAGGGCTGACTGCTGAGTGGGCAGAAGGCTTTGGACTGCATCTTCACTCTCCCAGGCTGGaagaatatttcaaatatttctcttaaatgaaaaaatctattaaaaataaaattgtccAAAAATACATGTGCATTAAATTTCATGCATcgtatatattatatatttagaATAAtgtaacataacataacataacataataGAAAAGATATAAGTAATATACATTATAAATTTTGAAGCCATTTCTTATGAGGCTTATATATCATCTCCTAGTGTTtgtgcatttttcctttctgcttctgctgaTCCTAGCAGCAACTCCCCTGGGAGTTCCCTCAGGGAACTTCACACAAAGGGCTTCCATCATTTTAGTGCTTGTCGGAACTTGTTGATTCCCAGTTCTCCAGACTCCTTCTGGATTTTGAAGCATCTCAGCGCTTGTGTCCATGGCCCTGCCttcatccccagcctgcagcagtcACTGTCACTGTTGCCTCCCCCTTGCTGCAGTTCATTTGCCAAAGTGCTGCCAAAGGCAGTGGAGCTGGCTCAGGATCCCTGCTGGCTTCTGGTCTCCAGGACGAGCTTCAGAGGGACACTTGGAGCGCTGCCTAAAGAGCTGCCCTGGGATGGGGGTGGATTTGTCATCCCTGGTGGCTCCTGCTTGGAGTTCTACTCCCAGTGGAGTCCCAgagtctcctcagcaggcctttgcagcgagttctgagccaacgtgtggctctgctgccatcccaaatctgcccttcccttgcccagcctgagtgcaagtggggcatgtgctgggcatggctggagatTTTCATGGCCAAAATCCTCCAGCATCATCATCTTTACATCTGCTCATGGCTTTGGGTAGCACAAACCTATGCTTATTCCGGTTGAAACATTA
The window above is part of the Anomalospiza imberbis isolate Cuckoo-Finch-1a 21T00152 chromosome 32, ASM3175350v1, whole genome shotgun sequence genome. Proteins encoded here:
- the LOC137463918 gene encoding E3 ubiquitin-protein ligase BRE1A-like yields the protein MYCSFAWSPVFLQEDISRLRRKLETTKKPDMVPNCDEILMEEIKDYKACLTCLCCNMRKKDAVLTRCFHVFCFECVKTRYDTRQRKCPKCNAAFGANDSHRIYIG